One region of Pleuronectes platessa chromosome 18, fPlePla1.1, whole genome shotgun sequence genomic DNA includes:
- the LOC128461600 gene encoding piggyBac transposable element-derived protein 4-like, with translation MSRRPIRRFSVREALDLFYQTDEDGIGVEPEIEEEVSEIEDNDPDFDPDHHETEQSTYGEEEAPEEEAPGEEDPVEDTPEVTFQSKDGNLLWYSSPQDRGGRTRGENIIRMSPGPTRYATSRVDDIKSSFQLFLPESIVEIILAMTNLEGGRVFADTWKALDQVDLQAYMGLLILAGVHRSNNEATKSLWDAESGRPIFRSTMSLQQFHVLSRIIRFDDRATRPFRWRDDKLAAIRNVWDRWVERLPLMYNPGPEVTVDERLVPFRGRCPFKQYIPSKPGKYGIKIWAACDARSSYAWNMQVYTGKPVTGRPEKNQGMRVVLDMTAGLKGHNITCDNFFTSHGLGQELLKRKLTMVGTVRKNKPQLPPALVSTRGREALSSKFAFTDTHSLVSYLPKKNKNVILMSTLHKDAAVSEAEHRKPQIILDYNRNKGGVDCLDKLTGTYTCKRMTARWPVAVFHNILDVSACNAYVVWTAIDPAWNQGKCFKRRLFLAELGKALVTPLIQRRQHLPRTPASCSLVRSLQAPAMALATLPPKQGQKRKRCKLCAPRDNKTSLTCFKCDAYVCKTHCDLIAKCHSCV, from the exons ATGAGTCGGCGCCCGATCAGACGTTTTTCTGTCAGAGAGGCTCTTGACCTTTTttatcaaactgatgaagacgggattggagttgaaccagaaatAGAGGAGGAAGTTTCAGAAATAGAAGACAACGATCCTGATTTTGATCCAGACCATCATGAGACCGAACAGTCAACATATGGCGAGGAAGAGGCCCCTGAGGAAGAGGCACCTGGGGAAGAGGACCCTGTGGAAGACACACCTGAGGTGACATTCCAGTCCAAGGATGGCAACTTGCTCTGGTATTCATCCCCCCAGGACAGAGGAGGCAGAACAAGAGGGGAAAATATCATTAGGATGTCACCAGGGCCAACACGGTATGCAACATCTCGTGTGGATGACATCAAGTCCAGCTTCCAACTCTTTTTACCAGAGTCCATTGTGGAAATTATACTGGCGATGACAAACCTGGAAGGGGGGCGTGTGTTTGCGGACACATGGAAGGCCTTGGACCAGGTAGACCTCCAAGCCTACATGGGTCTGTTGATTCTAGCAGGAGTACATCGGTCCAACAATGAGGCTACAAAAAGTCTGTGGGATGCAGAGTCAGGGAGGCCTATATTCCGGTCAACTATGTCCCTGCAACAGTTTCATGTCCTCTCAAGAATTATCAGATTTGATGACAGAGCTACACGACCTTTCCGCTGGCGAGACGACAAACTGGCTGCCATCAGGAACGTTTGGGACAGGTGGGTGGAGCGCCTACCACTGATGTACAATCCAGGCCCTGAGGTGACAGTGGACGAGCGCCTGGTCCCTTTCAGAGGTCGCTGTCCATTCAAACAGTACATCCCAAGCAAACCAGGCAAGTATGGGATCAAGATCTGGGCAGCATGTGATGCCAGGAGCAGCTACGCCTGGAATATGCAGGTTTACACAGGGAAACCTGTTACTGGAAGGCCAGAAAAAAACCAAGGCATGCGTGTTGTGTTGGACATGACAGCCGGTCTCAAGGGGCATAACATCACATGTGATAACTTTTTCACATCACATGGGCTTGGTCAGGAGCTGCTGAAAAGAAAGCTCACCATGGTGGGGACAGTGAGGAAGAACAAGCCTCAACTTCCCCCTGCACTGGTGTCgaccagagggagagaggcactCTCATccaaatttgctttcactgacacacacagtcttgtgTCATATTTgcccaagaaaaataaaaatgtcatcctGATGAGCACTCTACACAAAGACGCCGCTGTCAGCGAAGCAGAGCACAGGAAGCCCCAGATCATCCTGGACTACAACAGAAACAAAGGAGGCGTTGATTGCCTTGATAAG CTTACTGGTACATACACCTGCAAGCGAATGACAGCTCGTTGGCCTGTGGCTGTGTTCCACAACATCCTCGATGTGTCTGCATGTAATGCATATGTGGTGTGGACAGCGATCGACCCAGCCTGGAATCAGGGGAAATGTTTCAAGAGGAGACTCTTCCTGGCAGAGCTTGGGAAAGCTTTAGTGACTCCTCTAATTCAACGGCGCCAGCACCTTCCCCGCACACCAGCCTCTTGCAGTCTGGTGAGGAGTCTGCAAGCCCCAGCCATGGCCCTGGCCACTCTCCCCCCAAAACAGGGGCAGAAACGGAAGAGATGCAAGCTATGTGCCCCTAGAGACAATAAGACAAGTCTTACATGTTTCAAATGTGATGCCTACGTTTGCAAGacacactgtgacctgattgCAAAATGCCACTCCtgtgtctga